A window from Flavobacterium sp. 83 encodes these proteins:
- a CDS encoding L-threonylcarbamoyladenylate synthase, with protein MAQFIKIYEDKPNEAAIAKVVKVLKEGGLVIYPTDTVYGLGCDITNTKALERIAKIKGIKLEKANFSFICHDLSNISDYVKQIDTATFKLLKRALPGPYTFILPGNNNLPKEFKKKTTVGIRVPDNSIALEIVRQLGNPIVSTSIHDEDDVIEYTTDPELIFEKWQNLVDVVIDGGYGDNIGSTIIDLSGDEPIVVREGKGSLDIL; from the coding sequence ATGGCTCAATTTATAAAAATATACGAAGATAAACCCAATGAAGCAGCAATTGCCAAAGTGGTTAAGGTTTTAAAAGAAGGTGGGTTGGTGATTTATCCAACGGATACCGTTTATGGTCTGGGTTGTGATATTACTAATACCAAGGCTTTGGAACGCATTGCCAAGATTAAAGGAATTAAGCTGGAAAAAGCTAATTTTTCCTTCATTTGCCATGATTTGAGCAATATATCCGATTATGTGAAGCAAATTGACACAGCTACTTTTAAATTGCTAAAAAGAGCTTTACCCGGTCCATATACTTTCATTTTACCTGGAAACAATAACTTGCCTAAAGAATTTAAAAAGAAAACGACTGTCGGAATTCGGGTTCCCGATAACTCAATAGCACTCGAAATTGTTCGTCAATTAGGAAATCCTATTGTTTCAACTTCAATTCACGATGAGGATGATGTGATAGAATATACCACAGATCCAGAGCTTATTTTTGAGAAATGGCAAAACCTCGTAGATGTTGTTATTGATGGTGGCTATGGTGATAATATAGGTTCTACTATTATTGATTTGTCTGGTGATGAGCCTATTGTAGTAAGAGAAGGAAAAGGAAGTTTGGATATTTTGTAG
- a CDS encoding thiol-disulfide oxidoreductase DCC family protein: MLNLPEDKRIILFDGVCNLCDSAVQFIIKQDKKDIFRFVALQSDLGQEIIKHIGIDAKKIDSIILYEPGIAYYYKSEAALEIAKSLGGIFYCGTLFSIFPTSFNNYIYDYIAKNRYKWYGKKESCMIPTKELQAKFLE, encoded by the coding sequence ATGCTAAACCTCCCTGAAGATAAAAGAATAATCCTATTTGATGGCGTTTGCAATCTCTGTGATTCGGCAGTGCAATTCATCATTAAACAGGATAAAAAAGATATTTTTAGGTTTGTAGCGCTGCAATCAGATTTAGGTCAGGAAATCATAAAACACATTGGAATCGATGCTAAAAAAATAGATAGTATAATTCTCTACGAGCCCGGTATTGCTTATTATTACAAATCAGAAGCTGCATTAGAAATTGCTAAAAGTTTAGGCGGAATTTTTTATTGTGGAACTTTATTTTCGATTTTTCCCACATCCTTTAATAATTACATTTACGATTACATTGCTAAAAATCGATACAAATGGTATGGAAAAAAGGAAAGCTGCATGATTCCTACAAAAGAACTTCAAGCTAAGTTTTTAGAATAA
- a CDS encoding OmpA family protein codes for MRKIVIALSVLALLTSCVSKKKYTDLEAKNKETQDLLNSATVKLNSCLEEKAGLSATVAGLKEHNQTLINTSKDMTVLTTKGAENIEKALETIKEKDLKISRMQDALTKKDSVTLAVVTSLKSAVGISDPDIEINVEKGVVFISIADKLLFKTGSYDVTDRAKAVLAKVAKVVNDKPDFECMIEGHTDSVPYIGNGVLLDNWDLSVKRSTSIIRVLTNQLGVKPEQLIAAGRSSYVPLVANYSAENRARNRRTRIVVLPKIDQFYDMIEKEMKKQQK; via the coding sequence ATGAGAAAAATCGTAATCGCCTTATCCGTATTGGCACTTTTAACTTCTTGTGTTTCTAAAAAGAAATATACCGATTTAGAAGCAAAAAATAAAGAAACTCAAGATTTATTGAATTCTGCTACCGTAAAATTAAATTCATGCTTAGAAGAAAAAGCGGGACTTTCTGCTACTGTTGCGGGTTTAAAAGAACACAATCAAACACTAATCAATACATCTAAAGACATGACTGTATTGACTACTAAAGGTGCCGAAAACATTGAGAAAGCTTTAGAAACTATCAAAGAAAAAGATTTAAAAATCAGTAGAATGCAAGATGCATTAACTAAAAAAGACAGCGTTACGCTTGCTGTTGTTACTAGTTTAAAAAGTGCTGTTGGAATTTCTGATCCGGATATCGAAATAAATGTTGAAAAAGGAGTTGTATTTATCTCTATTGCAGACAAATTGTTATTTAAAACTGGAAGTTATGATGTAACTGACAGAGCAAAAGCAGTTTTGGCGAAGGTAGCTAAAGTTGTTAATGACAAACCTGATTTCGAATGTATGATTGAAGGGCACACGGATAGTGTTCCTTACATTGGAAATGGTGTTTTATTGGATAACTGGGATTTAAGTGTGAAACGTTCTACTTCTATTATCCGTGTATTAACGAATCAATTAGGTGTTAAACCGGAACAATTAATTGCTGCGGGAAGAAGTTCATACGTTCCTTTAGTTGCTAATTATTCAGCCGAAAACAGAGCACGTAACAGAAGAACTCGTATTGTTGTATTGCCTAAAATCGATCAATTCTATGATATGATTGAAAAAGAAATGAAAAAACAACAAAAATAA
- a CDS encoding type I restriction enzyme HsdR N-terminal domain-containing protein codes for MQKLNFQLYNFRFKNSENKVSIFDEIRKKFIILTPEEWVRQHVVQFLLEEKKYPKSLINVEKVLKVNGLRKRYDIVVFNPDGSIFILIECKAPEIKIAQATFDQIARYNMTMQAQFLMVTNGLNHYFCQMDFENEKYAFLENLPNYNS; via the coding sequence ATGCAAAAACTAAATTTTCAACTTTATAACTTTCGGTTCAAAAATAGCGAAAATAAAGTCTCCATTTTTGATGAAATAAGGAAAAAATTTATCATTCTCACTCCCGAAGAATGGGTTCGCCAGCATGTAGTCCAGTTTTTATTGGAAGAAAAAAAATATCCAAAATCACTGATAAATGTAGAAAAAGTTTTAAAAGTCAATGGCTTACGCAAAAGATACGATATTGTAGTTTTTAATCCTGACGGTTCAATTTTCATTTTAATCGAATGTAAAGCTCCCGAAATAAAAATTGCTCAAGCTACTTTCGACCAAATTGCACGTTATAATATGACGATGCAAGCCCAGTTTTTGATGGTGACTAACGGATTGAATCATTACTTTTGCCAAATGGATTTTGAAAACGAGAAATATGCTTTTCTAGAGAATCTGCCAAATTATAATAGTTAG
- a CDS encoding GIY-YIG nuclease family protein: MKQSYVYILKCSDNSYYTGVTSNLTQRLFQHETGFYPDCYATNKRPIELVYYCKFTDINFAIDIEKKIKKWSRVKKEALINEEYDKLPNLAKKSFI; this comes from the coding sequence ATGAAACAGTCTTACGTATATATTTTAAAATGTTCTGACAATTCTTATTATACTGGAGTTACAAGTAATTTAACCCAAAGACTTTTTCAGCACGAAACAGGTTTCTATCCGGATTGTTATGCCACAAACAAAAGACCTATTGAACTGGTTTATTATTGTAAATTTACAGATATTAATTTTGCAATAGATATTGAGAAAAAAATTAAAAAATGGTCAAGAGTAAAAAAAGAAGCATTGATTAATGAAGAGTATGACAAACTTCCTAATTTAGCAAAGAAAAGTTTTATATAA
- a CDS encoding CAL67264 family membrane protein, translating to MGMNKNTVLGWATLIMILMGLLLIALGAFRYDDVAGWGFAAVGVGFLANAWVFSSLKGRL from the coding sequence ATGGGAATGAATAAAAATACTGTCTTAGGTTGGGCTACTTTAATAATGATTTTAATGGGTTTATTGCTTATTGCATTAGGCGCTTTCAGATATGATGATGTAGCCGGTTGGGGATTTGCAGCCGTAGGCGTTGGCTTTTTAGCTAATGCTTGGGTTTTTAGTTCGCTTAAAGGCAGACTTTAA
- a CDS encoding glycosyltransferase family 2 protein has protein sequence MKIAIVILNWNGVQLLEQFLPSVLQYSPEATIYLADNASTDDSISFVLANFPSVKIVKNDSNLGFAGGYNEALKHIDAEIYALVNSDIEVTENWLQPILKTFESEPKTAIIQPKILDFKRKEYFEYAGAAGGFIDKYGYPYCRGRIFDTLEKDNGQYNDDCEIFWASGACFFMRSTVYNELKGFDADFFAHQEEIDLCWRTNNKGYKIKYISESIVYHVGGATLQQGNPKKTFLNFRNSLLMLTKNLPKDKLYWILFCRMILDGMAGLQFITQGKMNHFLAILKAHGSFYRLFLSNLKKREQFQSKIYYNQKSIVFLYFIKKVRIFKHLFNY, from the coding sequence ATGAAAATAGCTATTGTCATACTCAATTGGAATGGAGTACAATTATTAGAACAATTTTTACCTTCGGTACTGCAATATTCACCCGAAGCTACTATATATTTAGCAGATAATGCTTCGACAGATGATTCCATTTCATTCGTATTGGCTAATTTCCCTTCTGTCAAAATTGTAAAAAATGACTCCAATTTAGGTTTCGCAGGCGGTTACAATGAAGCGTTAAAACATATTGATGCAGAAATTTATGCTTTGGTAAACTCAGATATTGAAGTTACCGAAAATTGGTTACAGCCTATCCTTAAAACTTTTGAAAGTGAGCCTAAAACTGCTATTATCCAGCCTAAAATATTAGATTTTAAACGTAAAGAATACTTTGAATATGCTGGTGCTGCGGGAGGATTTATAGACAAATATGGTTACCCTTATTGTCGCGGACGTATTTTTGATACTTTAGAAAAAGATAATGGACAATACAATGATGATTGTGAAATATTTTGGGCTTCCGGAGCGTGTTTTTTCATGCGAAGTACGGTTTATAACGAATTAAAAGGTTTTGATGCCGATTTTTTTGCCCATCAGGAAGAGATTGACTTATGCTGGCGTACAAACAATAAAGGATATAAAATTAAATACATTTCGGAATCTATTGTTTATCATGTAGGTGGAGCCACATTACAGCAAGGAAATCCGAAGAAAACTTTTTTAAATTTTAGAAACTCCTTGTTGATGTTGACTAAAAATTTGCCAAAAGACAAGTTATATTGGATTCTATTTTGCCGAATGATTCTGGATGGAATGGCCGGATTGCAATTTATTACGCAAGGAAAAATGAATCATTTTTTAGCGATATTAAAAGCACATGGATCGTTTTATCGGTTGTTTTTAAGTAATTTAAAAAAAAGAGAACAATTTCAGTCTAAAATATACTACAACCAAAAAAGTATCGTTTTTTTATATTTTATTAAAAAGGTTCGAATATTTAAACATTTATTTAACTATTAA
- the holA gene encoding DNA polymerase III subunit delta: MDEVVKIVNDIKSGTIKPIYFLMGEEPYYIDKLSDYIEEKVLTEEEKGFNQTVLYGRDVSIEDIISTAKRYPMMAERQVVIVKEAQDLIRTIDKLESYAENPMPSTVLVFCYKYKTLDKRKKLTKLLAKHGVVYESKKLYENQVGEWIKRVLAGKKYSIEPKANAMLVEFLGTDLSKINNELEKLQIILPVGSTITPKHIEENIGFSKDFNVFELRKALGERNQLKAYTIAENFAQNPKDNPMVVTTSLVFGFFIHLLKYHGLKDKNPKNVAAVLGVNPFFLKEYDVALKNYPMKKVSQIVGALRDIDVKSKGVGANAMSQSDLLREMLYKIFN, translated from the coding sequence ATGGACGAGGTTGTAAAAATTGTAAATGATATAAAAAGCGGCACTATTAAACCTATCTATTTTTTGATGGGAGAAGAACCTTATTATATTGACAAATTATCTGATTATATTGAGGAAAAAGTCTTAACTGAAGAGGAAAAAGGCTTTAACCAAACCGTTTTATATGGAAGAGATGTTTCAATTGAAGATATTATTTCGACCGCTAAAAGATATCCGATGATGGCCGAGCGTCAAGTTGTGATTGTAAAAGAAGCACAAGATTTGATTCGGACAATTGATAAATTAGAAAGTTACGCCGAAAACCCGATGCCATCTACCGTTTTAGTTTTTTGTTACAAATATAAAACTTTGGATAAACGTAAAAAATTGACTAAATTATTAGCGAAACATGGTGTCGTTTATGAAAGTAAAAAATTATACGAAAATCAAGTAGGCGAGTGGATTAAACGCGTTTTAGCAGGGAAAAAATATTCGATTGAACCTAAAGCAAATGCCATGTTAGTGGAGTTTTTAGGAACTGATTTGAGCAAAATAAATAATGAACTCGAAAAATTACAGATTATCCTGCCTGTTGGAAGTACAATAACTCCAAAGCATATTGAGGAAAATATAGGTTTCAGCAAAGATTTTAATGTTTTTGAATTGCGAAAAGCACTGGGAGAACGAAACCAACTAAAAGCTTATACGATTGCCGAAAATTTTGCCCAAAATCCAAAAGATAATCCAATGGTGGTCACAACGAGCTTGGTGTTTGGATTTTTTATCCATTTGTTAAAATACCACGGATTAAAAGACAAGAACCCAAAAAATGTAGCGGCAGTATTAGGCGTAAACCCTTTCTTTTTGAAAGAATATGATGTGGCTTTGAAGAATTATCCCATGAAAAAAGTGAGTCAAATAGTTGGAGCTTTAAGAGACATTGATGTAAAAAGTAAAGGTGTTGGTGCAAATGCGATGTCACAATCTGATTTATTAAGAGAAATGCTTTATAAAATATTTAATTAG
- the ettA gene encoding energy-dependent translational throttle protein EttA yields the protein MADDKKVIFSMSKLSKTYQGADKPVLKNIYLSFFYGAKIGILGLNGSGKSSLLKIIAGVDKNYQGDVVFAPGYTVGYLEQEPILDDSKTVIEIVREGVAETMAVLEEFNQINDSFGLPEVYEDADKMEKLMDRQALLQDKIDALGAWEIDTKLEIAMDALRTPDADTPIKNLSGGERRRVALCRLLLQQPDVLLLDEPTNHLDAESVLWLEQHLAQYAGTVIAVTHDRYFLDNVAGWILELDRGEGIPWKGNYSSWLDQKSSRMALEEKVASKRRKNLERELDWVRQGAKGRQTKQKARLQNYDKLLNEDQKQLDENLEIYIPNGPRLGTNVIEAKGVAKAYGDKLLYDNLNFTLPQAGIVGIIGPNGAGKSTIFRMIMGEEKPDAGEFAIGETVKIAYVDQAHSNINPDKSIWENFCDGQELIMMGGRQVNSRAYLSRFNFGGSDQNKKVSTLSGGERNRLHLAMTLKEEGNVLLLDEPTNDLDINTLRALEEGLDNFAGCAVVISHDRWFLDRICTHILAFEGNSEVYYFEGGFSEYEENKKKRLGGDLTPKRLKYRKLIRS from the coding sequence ATGGCAGACGATAAAAAAGTGATATTCTCAATGTCAAAATTGAGTAAAACTTATCAAGGAGCGGATAAACCTGTTCTTAAAAATATTTATTTAAGTTTCTTTTACGGAGCTAAAATTGGTATTTTAGGTTTAAATGGATCAGGAAAATCTTCTTTATTAAAAATTATTGCCGGAGTTGATAAAAACTACCAAGGTGATGTAGTTTTTGCACCAGGTTATACGGTGGGTTATTTAGAACAAGAACCTATTTTAGATGATAGTAAAACGGTTATTGAAATTGTAAGAGAAGGAGTTGCTGAAACAATGGCAGTTTTAGAAGAATTTAACCAAATCAATGATAGTTTCGGTTTACCTGAAGTATATGAAGATGCGGATAAAATGGAAAAATTGATGGACCGTCAAGCGTTATTACAAGATAAAATTGATGCGCTTGGTGCTTGGGAAATCGATACAAAATTAGAAATAGCTATGGATGCGCTACGTACTCCCGATGCTGATACGCCAATTAAAAATCTTTCTGGTGGTGAACGTCGCCGTGTGGCTTTATGTCGTTTGTTGTTACAACAACCTGACGTTTTGCTTCTTGATGAGCCTACGAATCACTTGGATGCCGAAAGTGTTCTTTGGTTGGAACAACATTTAGCTCAATATGCTGGAACGGTTATCGCTGTAACTCACGATAGATACTTCTTGGATAATGTTGCAGGTTGGATTTTAGAATTAGATAGAGGAGAAGGGATTCCTTGGAAAGGAAACTACTCTTCTTGGTTAGATCAAAAATCAAGCAGAATGGCATTGGAAGAAAAAGTAGCTTCTAAACGTAGAAAAAACTTAGAACGGGAGTTGGATTGGGTTCGTCAAGGAGCAAAAGGTCGTCAAACTAAGCAAAAAGCGCGTTTGCAGAATTACGATAAATTATTGAATGAAGACCAAAAGCAATTGGATGAGAATCTAGAAATTTATATTCCAAACGGACCTCGTTTAGGGACCAATGTAATTGAAGCTAAAGGTGTTGCAAAAGCCTATGGTGATAAATTGCTATATGACAACTTGAACTTTACATTACCTCAAGCTGGTATAGTTGGGATTATCGGGCCAAACGGAGCTGGTAAATCAACAATTTTCAGAATGATTATGGGTGAAGAAAAACCTGATGCAGGGGAGTTTGCTATTGGGGAAACAGTGAAAATCGCATATGTCGATCAAGCGCATTCTAATATCAATCCTGATAAATCAATTTGGGAAAACTTTTGTGATGGTCAAGAATTGATTATGATGGGAGGAAGACAGGTGAATTCAAGAGCTTATTTAAGCCGATTTAATTTTGGAGGAAGTGATCAAAATAAAAAAGTATCTACACTTTCAGGAGGAGAACGCAACCGTTTGCATCTTGCTATGACTTTGAAAGAAGAAGGAAACGTACTTTTACTGGATGAACCAACGAATGATTTAGATATTAATACACTTCGTGCATTAGAAGAAGGTTTAGATAATTTTGCAGGTTGTGCAGTAGTAATTTCTCACGATAGATGGTTCTTGGATAGGATTTGTACACACATTTTAGCTTTCGAAGGAAACTCTGAAGTGTATTATTTTGAAGGTGGTTTCTCTGAATACGAAGAGAATAAGAAGAAACGTTTGGGTGGTGATTTAACTCCGAAACGATTGAAATACAGAAAATTAATCAGAAGTTAA
- a CDS encoding ATP-dependent helicase, with protein MHKYIDQLNEAQREPVLQKDGPMIIIAGAGSGKTRVLTIRIAYLMHQGIDAFSILSLTFTNKAAREMKKRISDIVGAGEAKNLWMGTFHSVFARILRSEAEHLGYPSNFTIYDSQDSLRAISGIIKEMQLDRDVYKPKQVLSRISNFKNSLITVKAYFNDPDLQEADAMSKKPRMGEIYQNYVDRCFKAGAMDFDDLLLKTNELLTRFPEVLAKYQNRFRYILVDEYQDTNHSQYLIVRALSDKFQNICVVGDDAQSIYAFRGANINNILNFQKDYEGVKTFRLEQNYRSTKNIVEAANTIIDKNKVKLDKIVWTANDFGPKIKVHRSLTDNEEGRFVASTIWEQKMQNQLPNGAFAILYRTNAQSRAMEDALRKRDIPYRIYGGLSFYQRKEVKDVLCYLRLVINPKDEEALVRVINYPARGIGNTTIEKLTIAANHYKRSIFEVMQNIERIDLKLNSGTKQKLLDFVTMIQSFQAINENQDAFYLADHVAKKTGLVQELKKDATPEGMAKIQNIEELLNGIKDFTEGQKEVDGARGALAEFMEDVALATDLDKDTSDEDRVALMTIHLAKGLEFPHVFVVGMEEDLFPSAMSMSTRSELEEERRLFYVALTRAEHQAYLTYAQSRYRWGKLTDSEPSRFIEEIDSQYLEYMTPPENNYRYKPMIDSDIFGDVDKSKLRLAKPIGSTPPKQVTNNEPKADINVRKLKPMSNTNASSGAANLFDNKLVAGNIVMHERFGKGQVINMEGVGADKKAEIKFEVGGIKKLLLRFAKLDIIG; from the coding sequence ATGCATAAATATATCGATCAACTTAACGAAGCGCAACGCGAACCCGTTTTACAAAAAGACGGTCCTATGATCATTATTGCAGGAGCTGGTTCCGGTAAAACGCGGGTTTTGACTATCAGAATTGCTTATTTGATGCATCAGGGAATAGACGCATTTAGCATTCTTTCGCTGACTTTTACCAACAAAGCAGCACGAGAAATGAAAAAACGTATCTCTGATATTGTAGGTGCTGGCGAAGCTAAAAACCTTTGGATGGGAACTTTTCACTCGGTTTTTGCTCGAATTCTTCGTTCTGAGGCGGAACATTTGGGCTATCCTTCGAATTTTACCATTTACGATTCTCAAGATTCACTTCGGGCCATTTCTGGAATTATCAAAGAAATGCAATTGGATAGAGATGTGTACAAACCAAAACAGGTTTTAAGCAGGATTTCTAATTTCAAAAATAGTTTGATTACGGTAAAAGCCTATTTCAATGATCCTGATTTACAAGAAGCCGATGCGATGTCTAAAAAGCCTCGAATGGGCGAAATTTATCAAAATTATGTAGACCGGTGTTTCAAAGCGGGAGCGATGGATTTTGATGATTTATTATTAAAAACCAATGAGTTGCTGACTCGTTTCCCGGAAGTTTTAGCGAAATATCAAAACCGTTTCCGTTACATATTAGTCGATGAGTACCAAGATACGAATCACTCACAATATTTAATTGTTAGAGCGTTATCAGATAAATTTCAGAATATTTGCGTGGTAGGTGATGATGCACAAAGTATTTATGCGTTTCGAGGTGCCAATATCAACAACATCCTGAATTTCCAAAAAGATTATGAAGGGGTGAAAACCTTTCGATTGGAACAGAATTACCGTTCGACAAAAAACATTGTGGAAGCGGCGAATACTATCATCGATAAAAATAAAGTTAAACTTGATAAAATAGTTTGGACAGCCAATGATTTTGGTCCAAAAATAAAAGTACACCGCAGTTTAACGGATAACGAGGAAGGTCGTTTCGTGGCAAGTACCATTTGGGAGCAAAAAATGCAAAATCAGTTGCCAAACGGCGCATTTGCTATTTTGTATCGTACTAATGCACAATCTCGTGCGATGGAAGATGCTTTGAGAAAGAGAGACATTCCATACCGAATATATGGTGGGCTTTCTTTTTATCAAAGAAAAGAAGTGAAGGATGTGCTGTGTTATTTACGATTGGTAATCAATCCAAAAGATGAGGAAGCTTTGGTTCGCGTAATCAATTATCCGGCTCGTGGAATTGGGAATACAACAATTGAAAAATTAACAATTGCCGCTAATCATTACAAGCGTTCGATATTTGAAGTGATGCAAAACATTGAACGAATCGACTTAAAATTAAACTCGGGAACAAAACAGAAACTTCTTGATTTTGTGACTATGATTCAGAGTTTTCAAGCCATAAATGAAAATCAGGATGCTTTTTATCTTGCTGATCATGTTGCCAAAAAAACAGGATTGGTACAAGAATTAAAGAAAGATGCGACTCCGGAAGGAATGGCTAAAATCCAAAATATCGAAGAATTATTAAACGGTATCAAGGATTTTACTGAAGGACAAAAAGAAGTTGACGGTGCTCGAGGTGCATTAGCTGAGTTTATGGAAGATGTGGCTTTGGCAACAGATTTAGATAAAGATACCAGCGATGAAGATCGTGTGGCATTAATGACGATTCACTTGGCTAAAGGATTGGAATTCCCTCACGTTTTTGTGGTAGGAATGGAAGAGGATTTATTTCCTAGTGCCATGAGTATGAGTACCAGAAGCGAACTGGAAGAAGAAAGACGTTTATTTTATGTAGCTTTGACAAGAGCGGAACATCAAGCGTATTTGACCTATGCGCAATCGCGTTACCGTTGGGGAAAATTGACTGATAGTGAACCTTCGCGTTTTATTGAGGAAATCGACAGTCAGTATTTAGAATATATGACACCACCGGAGAATAATTATCGTTATAAACCAATGATTGACAGTGATATTTTTGGTGATGTGGATAAATCCAAATTGCGTTTGGCAAAACCAATAGGAAGTACACCACCAAAACAGGTTACAAATAACGAACCCAAAGCAGATATAAACGTTAGGAAACTGAAACCAATGTCCAATACAAATGCATCTTCAGGAGCTGCTAATTTATTTGATAATAAACTGGTTGCCGGAAATATAGTGATGCACGAACGATTTGGAAAAGGGCAAGTTATCAACATGGAAGGCGTTGGCGCTGATAAAAAAGCGGAAATCAAGTTTGAAGTGGGCGGAATTAAAAAATTATTATTGCGATTTGCAAAACTGGATATTATAGGATAG